Below is a window of Aerococcus viridans DNA.
ATTTGGATCACAATTACCAAGAACATTTAATACGAACGATTTAATTACAAACTTTGTAATTAAATTTAAATCCTACTATGATGATTTATCTAGTCTGGCTTTCTTGGACTATTACCGCAGTCACTTATTAGGTAAAAACCAATGGGTTAACTATACAGAAAACCACGAAAACTACCGTGGTAAAATCCTTGGTGTAACAGAACTTGGTCATCTTTCAATTGAAACACCTGAAGGTAAAGTACGAACCCTTGTATCTGGCGAAGTGTCTTTCTCTAGTCAGCAATTCGCCGACCAAAAGCGTACTGAAACTTAACTATAGCAACAACTTTTGGATGTGTGATCATTTAGCACACATCCATGTATAAAATAAATGGTCAACCGTAAATAAAATACGGTTGACTCAATAAAAAGGAGAACAATATGACAAAATCATCTACTTACTACTGGGTACTTTCAGCACTTATGAGCGTAATTACATTCATTGCTTCATATGTTGTTGTACCATTCGGTGCAATTCCTTTCACACTACAGACCTTAGCGGTTATTTTAACAGGTTTATTACTACCAAGAAAATATGCAGCAGTTGCTATGCTATTAAACGCCATTCTTTTATTTATGTTTAAAGGTGCCTTTATTTACAGCCCTTCTTTTGGTTTTATCATCGGCTTTATTGTAGCCATGATTTTTGCCAGTCAAAATCCAGCCCTTGAAAATGGTTGGAAAGTATTAACCATGCGTGCAATTATTATGAATGTCATCATATTCTTATGTGGTTTAACATACATGTACTTGGCACTGAATTTCTTACTAGATTCACCAATCACTTGGATGCAAACACTTATGTCAGGTATGATTATTTTCCTACCAACTGATATCATTAAAAATTTAGCGGCCATTTCTCTAGCTTTAGCCTTGAAGAAACGATTAGCCCTATAGAAATAGCCCTTACATTATGATAAAAAGGCCGAGACTTAACCGTCTCGGCCTTTTTATCATAATGTATGCGAACTTGAACTCTCACCATCTTTACCATCATTTGATACTGAAATAGTAAGGATAGTTTGATAGCAAGATAATTCATCTCGGTGCATTTTAGCAAATGGTGGGTCAAATAGTTCAAAAACTTGGATGGCTTTATGACACTTACTTAATCCTTCATCCGATTGTCCTTCAACAATTTTGATAATCCCATATAAAAATAAAAGTCGATTTTTGAAATAATAAGCATTTGTGCTAAGTTCAGATTGGACTTCAGCTACGATATCTTTCACTTCTTCAGTCCGCCCTGACCGTAAACGGTCAAAGCATACATTGATTAGAATGCTGAACAAGTGACTTTTGATAGCGTCTGTGTCTTGTAGAGTAGGCAGTTTTTTAACCATTTCATGGACTAATAAGTCTTGCAAAGGCATTGTTAATCCTCTAAGGGAATTCCCTAATAAAATCACTTCATAAGTTGTCCAGATTGAACAATTCAAAATGTAATCGCTAATGGCTACCTTATCTGCTTCAGCAATCTCAACCTCAGTTAAATCATTTAGTAACAGTTTCGTCATAATGGCATTGTATCTAAACAATACCTGGTTGGTTTCAAGGTACAATTTTTCATGGGTTTGTATAATCACTTTCAATGCAGCAATATCGCCTTGTTTATAAGCACTATCAATTTCTTCAATATATAATTTATATGGACTATCGAATTTCTCAATAGCAGCAATAAATTCTGAAAAGGATATACCTAGATTATGAACTAAGTTCACCAAATGATGAATTGTGATACTAGATTCACCACGTTCGAATTTTGAGAGTTGGGAATAAGAAATCTCCCCGGTGGTTGCATCCTTTAAGGTTAACCCTCGCTCCATTCTTAAATCTCTATATATTGTACCAATGTTCACGCTGTTGCTCCTTTGTAATATATGACAATAAATAAAATTTTCCCATAACTCTGCTATATTCTAACAAAAAGGAGACGAAATCATGAAACAAAAGTTCTTATCTTTACTAGCAGCTACCTCTATCTTTGGTACTATTGGTGTCTTATAAAGATTTAAGTCTATTTCTTCCAGTAGGCTAATACCATATATTCCATAGCGGACTGTACACTCACATTTGATTGAATCATCCGCTGTGCTTGCCCTACTAAATGTAGGGCTTTTGTTGCTTCTTCGACCGTAATCTTAGCCAGCATGCCTTGGTATTTACCAAAGTCATTAGGGAAGACCAATTGTGCTTGATTGTCTTGTCCCTGATCTGCATGCAGGAGTAAATATAATAAATCATGGAAATGAAAGGCCACTAGATTTAGGGCCTGAATCATATCCGCCCTACCCTTAGGACCCTTCATCCAGTCTGACGCCACCATGGTTAGACCACGAGGGTCCTTTTTCACGATTAAATCCACCCACTGCAAGGACCAGTTGAGTCGTTGCTGGAAATCTTCATTCTCTGCCAACGCCGTCGCTTCACCCACATCATTTGTTAAAGCAGTCAGAGTCGCCGCCATACTTGGCTTAATCCCCGCTTCCTCAAATAGGACTTGTAAGTCCACCTTGTTTAATTGGGGGAAATGAATCATCTGGCAACGAGACACAATCGTGGACAGGATCGCGTCCCTATTATTGGTGAGGAGGAAAATATAGACATTTTCATGTGGTTCCTCGATAAACTTCAACAAAGAGTTGGCTGCATTGACAGTCATTTTCTCTGCTTCATGGATAATAAAAATTTGGTTGTCTCCTTCAAGTGAGGACATGGACAACCGTTCTTTTAAATCTCTCGTCTGGTCAATTTTAATGGTATTCCCGTCCGGTTGAATATGAAAAACATCCGGATAGTCAGCGGACAATATCCGACGACAATGGTTACATGTCCCGCAAGGTATCCCCTTGTCAGCTGGATTGAGGCAATTCAAATAGGCCGCTAAATATAGGGCCATATCTTCTTGACCAGAACCTACCATGCCTTCAAAAATATAGGCGTGGCCAAGGCGGTTATTGACGAGGACCCGGTCCATCATAGCGGTTAAATCCGCTTGCTTCTTGGCGATATCAAAATGTTCGTGTGCCATTGATGGACTCCTTTCCATTGCTTTAAGGCGCTTTAAAGATTTGAATGTTTAGCTGAATTAACGAAATAAAGTTGGGAAATGGCTTTCTAAAATAGCCAAGGCATCCCGCTGCATACTTTCAGGGTCTTGGGTGGCATCAATAACTTGAATCCGTTCTGGAAAACGGTCTTTCAAGACGCCATACCCTTTATGAACCCGTTGATGGAAATCAATGGCTTCAACGTCCAGGCGGTTTTGTTCAGCCTGACTGCGGTTGGCTTGAATCCGGCGAATCCCCTCTTCAGCCGTAATATCTAAATACAAGGTCAAGTCGGGTTGGCGGCCATCTGTTGCGAATTGGTTGATGGCAATAATCCCCTCTTCCCCAATTTCACGACCGTAGCCTTGGTAGGCAATTGACGAGTCGACGAACCGGTCACATAAGACCATGTGCCCAGCTTCAAGTGCAGGCAGTACGGTATGGACTAAATGTTGACGACGGCTAGCTGCGTATAAAAGGGCTTCAGCTTTAGGATCTAGGGCCACATTTTCCGGACTTAAAATCACTTCTCTGATATCTTCCGCAATCGGGTCGCCACCTGGCTCGCGCGTCAGCTTTAAGGGTACAGCTAACTTGTCTTCAAGCTTTTGTGTCAGTCCCTGAATAAGGGTTGTTTTGCCTGCGCCATCGGGTCCTTCAACAGTAATAAATTTCCCAGAAAATTTTTGTGTATCCATGAGGTCTCCTTAAAATCTGTTATAGACTAGTTAATCGATGTCACGGCGGCCTTCAAGGGCACGCAATAGGGTCATCTCGTCCGCATACTCAATGTCACTGCCGACAGATAAACCATAAGCAATCCGCGATACTTGAATGCCTGCAGGTTTAATCAAACGAGACAGGTAGGTTGCGGTCGCTTCCCCTTCAGCTGTCGCATTGGTCGCCACAATCACTTCCTTGATCTGGTCATCTTGCAGACGGGTCA
It encodes the following:
- a CDS encoding biotin transporter BioY → MTKSSTYYWVLSALMSVITFIASYVVVPFGAIPFTLQTLAVILTGLLLPRKYAAVAMLLNAILLFMFKGAFIYSPSFGFIIGFIVAMIFASQNPALENGWKVLTMRAIIMNVIIFLCGLTYMYLALNFLLDSPITWMQTLMSGMIIFLPTDIIKNLAAISLALALKKRLAL
- a CDS encoding helix-turn-helix domain-containing protein; protein product: MNIGTIYRDLRMERGLTLKDATTGEISYSQLSKFERGESSITIHHLVNLVHNLGISFSEFIAAIEKFDSPYKLYIEEIDSAYKQGDIAALKVIIQTHEKLYLETNQVLFRYNAIMTKLLLNDLTEVEIAEADKVAISDYILNCSIWTTYEVILLGNSLRGLTMPLQDLLVHEMVKKLPTLQDTDAIKSHLFSILINVCFDRLRSGRTEEVKDIVAEVQSELSTNAYYFKNRLLFLYGIIKIVEGQSDEGLSKCHKAIQVFELFDPPFAKMHRDELSCYQTILTISVSNDGKDGESSSSHTL
- the holB gene encoding DNA polymerase III subunit delta', which encodes MAHEHFDIAKKQADLTAMMDRVLVNNRLGHAYIFEGMVGSGQEDMALYLAAYLNCLNPADKGIPCGTCNHCRRILSADYPDVFHIQPDGNTIKIDQTRDLKERLSMSSLEGDNQIFIIHEAEKMTVNAANSLLKFIEEPHENVYIFLLTNNRDAILSTIVSRCQMIHFPQLNKVDLQVLFEEAGIKPSMAATLTALTNDVGEATALAENEDFQQRLNWSLQWVDLIVKKDPRGLTMVASDWMKGPKGRADMIQALNLVAFHFHDLLYLLLHADQGQDNQAQLVFPNDFGKYQGMLAKITVEEATKALHLVGQAQRMIQSNVSVQSAMEYMVLAYWKK
- the tmk gene encoding dTMP kinase — its product is MDTQKFSGKFITVEGPDGAGKTTLIQGLTQKLEDKLAVPLKLTREPGGDPIAEDIREVILSPENVALDPKAEALLYAASRRQHLVHTVLPALEAGHMVLCDRFVDSSIAYQGYGREIGEEGIIAINQFATDGRQPDLTLYLDITAEEGIRRIQANRSQAEQNRLDVEAIDFHQRVHKGYGVLKDRFPERIQVIDATQDPESMQRDALAILESHFPTLFR